The genomic stretch AATGTCGGTTTTACTTTTGAATATAAAGGATTATCCGTGTCTTTCACCGGATTGTATCGTATCGGGGAGTACATGTATAATCAAACCTTGGTGGATAAGGTGGAAAATGCACAATTGAATTATAATGTGGATAAACGAGCCTACTACGATGCGTGGATGAAAGAAGGGGATAATGTACAGTTTAAGAGTATCGGAGCTTGGAACAAACCGACTCAGGCTACTTCTCGTTTTGTCCAGAAGTTAAATGAGTTTGATTTCTCAGCATTGTCAATCGGGTATGATTTTTATCGGTTTGGTTTCGTGGAGAAATGTGGATTGGAGAGATTACAATTGCAATTTAATATGAATGATATTGGTAAAATATCTTCTGTCCAGATAGAACGAGGAACTTCGTATCCTTTTGCCCGCTACTGTTCGTTTACGTTGAATGTTAACTTTTAAGAAATCTGAAGATGAAAAAGAGAATTATATACAGTGTGTTACTGATTCTGACTGTGCTGACAAGTTCTTGTGAGTCATGGTTAGACGTGGACCCCCGTACGAAGGTGAAGTCTGATGATTTGTTTGAAACAGAGGCAGGTTTTAAGGATGCTTTGATCGGGGCTTATACTTTGATGAAAGCAGAGGCGCTTTACGGGCGTGAATTGACTTACGGTTTTATTGATGCTGTGACGGGTCCTTATGCCGCTTATAATAATAAAGTGTACAATGAAGTTGCACAATGGAAATATTTGACCAGTACTCCCGTACGAGCGCAGATTGATGCGATGTGGAGTAAGATGTATAATATGCTGGCAAATGTGAATAATCTATTGGATAATATTGATAAACGTCAATCTGTTTTCACGGGTGATAATTATAATATTATCAAAGGAGAAGCTTTGGGATTAAGAGCTTATATTCATTTTGATTTGTTGCGTTTATTTGCATCGGCAGCTGATTTGAATAAAGAGGCGATCCCGTATGTAAAAAACTTACAAATCGAAGTTCCTCACGTGTACACAGGTAAAGAGGTGTTGGCTTTGTTGAACGAGGATATTAAGAATGCCTTGACTTGTTTGGAAAAAGACCCGATTCGGGAAGGAAAATTGAAAGATGTTTCCGGTGATGGTTTCATGAATGCTCGGCAGATGCGTGTTAATTATTTTGCAGTGAAAGCTTTGCAAGCTCGTGTGGCCATGTGGGGAGATGATCTGGAAACAGCCAAAGCTGCAGCCGGGGAGATTTTGGAGATTGCCGATGATATTTTCCCTTGGGTAACAACAAGTTCTATCTCTGCCACGGAAGATAAAGATCGTGATTTT from Butyricimonas virosa encodes the following:
- a CDS encoding RagB/SusD family nutrient uptake outer membrane protein; this translates as MKKRIIYSVLLILTVLTSSCESWLDVDPRTKVKSDDLFETEAGFKDALIGAYTLMKAEALYGRELTYGFIDAVTGPYAAYNNKVYNEVAQWKYLTSTPVRAQIDAMWSKMYNMLANVNNLLDNIDKRQSVFTGDNYNIIKGEALGLRAYIHFDLLRLFASAADLNKEAIPYVKNLQIEVPHVYTGKEVLALLNEDIKNALTCLEKDPIREGKLKDVSGDGFMNARQMRVNYFAVKALQARVAMWGDDLETAKAAAGEILEIADDIFPWVTTSSISATEDKDRDFTFSTEHIFALNVKDLKDLANTWFLTSGNSQQLYCQNYTMQQWYEIGRGNAVGGNDYRVNYIMKQQETGSKDYVIRKYYQPDNYKADYAKRLPMIRRSEMAYIMAECLMGVDNDKALGYLNEVRRHRGIDSDLTDASKLRDELTKEYAKEFLAEGQLFYYCKRNELAKFPYGYQSATEDNVYVLPKPDNEIEFGDYYTTDNTK